In Scylla paramamosain isolate STU-SP2022 chromosome 31, ASM3559412v1, whole genome shotgun sequence, one DNA window encodes the following:
- the LOC135116398 gene encoding KRAB-A domain-containing protein 2-like — protein MNRLDELKRVNIKKTQKDYRLLRKYEILEVTVEGITVKKLQKKGTNLRFVCAEDVFDVIDAIHRARGHGGRTIVFRETSEKYANVSRSQIELYLQFCEECHLKKSTVRKSVTVKPIVSNSMNSRAQVDLIDMQSQPDGKHRFILNYQDHLTKMVCLRALQTKTAEEVAFHLVDIFCDKGAPHILQSDNGREFSNKLVKEVLMMWPECKMVHGKPRHSQSQGSVERANRDIEAILACWMKDNNSTQWSQGLRFVQWKKNTRFHSGIGRTPYEAMYGQKARLGVDANSVPEEVLDGMQTEEQLAEALGVVNEVTDTEEEETGVEKQEEASAVINCISCGKRYFGLNVCNVCENPCHSNTPCSMRNNDADESVLCSICSRSQSIHTEQMKSNIEQQKQAQKMIDNSVKRFQPAKVGETVMVPVPLVDRGRAEFPNVKAVVFQALDNGTYKLGTKHGLLKQVYTRNQFTPCLENSFLLMMLYRSGK, from the exons ATGAATCGCTTGGATGAACTTAAACGTGTTAACATTAAAAAGACTCAGAAAGACTATCGTTTGTTACGAAAGTATGAAATCCTTGAAGTCACAGTTGAAGGTATCACCGTTAAGAAATTGCAGAAAAAGGGAACTAATCTTAGATTCGTATGCGCTGAAGATGTGTTCGATGTGATCGATGCTATTCATCGTGCACGTGGGCATGGAGGTAGAACTATTGTCTTTAGggaaacaagtgaaaaatatgCCAATGTTTCAAGATCCCAAATTGAGTTGTATTTACAGTTCTGTGAGGAGTGTCATCTGAAAAAAAGCACTGTACGCAAGTCTGTGACTGTGAAGCCAATTGTATCCAACAGTATGAACTCACGAGCTCAG GTCGACTTGATCGATATGCAGAGCCAGCCAGATGGAAAACATCGTTTCATTCTGAACTACCAGGATCACTTGACGAAGATGGTGTGTCTTCGGGCTCTACAGACGAAAACTGCTGAAGAGGTTGCTTTCCACCTCGTTGATATATTCTGTGACAAAGGAGCCCCCCATATCCTGCAGTCTGACAATGGAAGAGAATTCTCAAATAAG CTTGTCAAGGAAGTTCTGATGATGTGGCCAGAGTGCAAGATGGTTCATGGCAAACCACGACATTCCCAATCGCAGGGCTCGGTGGAACGTGCCAACAGGGATATTGAAGCCATTCTCGCATGTTGGATGAAGGACAACAACTCTACACAATGGTCACAGGGACTGCGCTTTGTCCAGTGGAAGAAAAATACCCGCTTTCACTCCGGAATTGGAAGGACACCATATGAGGCCATGTATGGACAGAAGGCTCGTCTTGGTGTTGACGCAAATTCTGTACCAGAGGAAGTCCTGGACGGTATGCAGACGGAGGAGCAGCTTGCAGAGGCACTAGGTGTTGTCAATGAGGTCAcagacacagaggaggaagagacaggtgttgaaaagcaagaagaagcaTCTGCTGTCATTAACTGCATCTCCTGTGGCAAAAGATATTTTGGTTTAAATGTGTGCAATGTGTGTGAGAACCCATGTCACTCTAATACTCCGTGTTCTATGAGGAATAACGATGCTGATGAGTCTGTGCTTTGTTCCATCTGCAGTCGGAGTCAGAGTATTCATACTGAACAAATGAAGTCCAACatagaacaacagaaacaagccCAAAAAATGATCGATAATTCTGTGAAGAGATTTCAACCAGCCAAGGTAGgggaaactgtgatggttcCTGTTCCATTAGTTGACCGCGGACGTGCAGAGTTTCCTAATGTGAAGGCAgttgtttttcaggcattggaCAATGGCACATATAAGCTTGGTACAAAACACGGCCTGCTTAAACAAGTGTACACTCGCAACCAATTTACTCCATGTCTAGaaaattcctttctcttgatGATGTTGTACAGGAGCGGGAAGTAA